In one Halorubrum sp. CBA1229 genomic region, the following are encoded:
- the fer gene encoding ferredoxin Fer — protein sequence MARVSFLNYEVIEDHGWDVDDENLFAKASKADLDAEDYGRIAVEEGESILEAAEDRGFDWPYACRGGACSNCAVLVKNGEIAMPGQQILPESALERGARLTCVGVPATEQVDIIYNAKSIDFLDELRLPAAQFEG from the coding sequence CTGGCCCGGGTCTCCTTCCTCAACTACGAGGTCATCGAGGACCACGGATGGGACGTCGACGATGAGAACCTGTTCGCGAAAGCTTCGAAGGCGGACCTCGACGCCGAGGATTACGGCCGAATCGCGGTCGAGGAAGGCGAGTCGATCCTCGAGGCGGCCGAAGACCGCGGGTTCGACTGGCCGTACGCCTGTCGCGGCGGGGCCTGCTCGAACTGCGCGGTGCTCGTCAAAAACGGTGAGATCGCGATGCCCGGCCAGCAGATCCTCCCCGAGTCGGCCCTCGAACGGGGCGCGCGGCTCACCTGCGTCGGCGTCCCGGCGACCGAACAGGTCGACATCATTTATAACGCCAAGTCCATCGACTTCCTCGACGAGCTCCGCCTGCCCGCGGCGCAGTTCGAAGGGTAA
- a CDS encoding diadenylate cyclase: MEELDSVLKKYATSQDLMDQIRYVAETLSMEFEKWDDQYVSGPSLYFLLVAETDFEEYTDPLGENIWPTDRCKIVLDSPEAFRRVAEDVAFSRDGAIIVTGDGTIQRQMVRVRSPNRAEVPAVEELEYPDWMGTKHMSALETSLRKNVLWAVTLSEEDGRVTTYLDGTYQDYPREEIGGRWRPDP, from the coding sequence ATGGAAGAACTCGACTCTGTTTTGAAAAAGTACGCCACCAGTCAGGATCTCATGGACCAGATCCGATACGTTGCCGAGACGTTGAGTATGGAATTCGAGAAGTGGGACGACCAGTACGTGAGCGGTCCCAGTCTGTACTTTCTGCTCGTTGCCGAAACTGATTTCGAGGAGTACACCGACCCGCTCGGCGAGAACATCTGGCCGACCGATCGGTGTAAGATCGTACTCGACTCGCCCGAGGCGTTTCGGCGAGTCGCCGAAGACGTCGCGTTCAGCCGGGACGGCGCTATCATCGTGACCGGGGACGGGACGATCCAACGACAGATGGTTCGGGTTCGGAGCCCCAACCGCGCGGAGGTGCCGGCGGTCGAAGAGCTCGAATACCCCGACTGGATGGGGACCAAACACATGAGCGCGCTTGAAACGTCGCTCCGAAAGAACGTCCTGTGGGCGGTCACGCTCAGCGAAGAGGACGGCCGCGTCACCACGTATCTCGACGGCACGTATCAGGACTACCCCCGCGAGGAGATCGGCGGCCGGTGGCGACCCGACCCGTAG
- a CDS encoding aldehyde ferredoxin oxidoreductase C-terminal domain-containing protein: MLHSTGPLLSIDVGERTTSETDITEVQERYIGGRGVATRLAHERIPFDADPLGSENRAVFTTGPMQASQMSFTGRTNCTALSPLTDGLLSSNAGGFVSRHLAATGYGAIELAGASDELVVVHVRDDGVEVEPVPDLAGATVPETTGYLADEHDLSSEQTAVIGPAGEHAVRFASIMTTEERAFGRGGLGAVLGSKNVKAVTFGGDSAPEVSIDATANDIHREAATEDHIMKEQGTVAVMDLANEMDGLPSYYFSERSFEGVEGINGAAVADKKYKKGTCSACAFACKLPTRDEERGVETEGPEFEVAMAFGSNSGVDDIVDVMESNRLCDEYGLDAISAGNTIAAYLDAEDEFGNRELIWDLVEKTAHRDGVGDTLAEGIGRIHEQLGVGNWSVKNMDFAAHEGRLLHGQALSYAVANRGADHMYATFYSVEYPLVEEEEAMEPAGFEGKAERLIQRENLMALNDSGVVCKFSRDFMTPERYELLFDADFDELLAAGARTVTLERHFNNQRGIDGDDDRLPYAEELPGLDDAIDSYYELRGWNADGTVPESALPA, encoded by the coding sequence ATGCTTCACAGCACCGGGCCGCTGCTGTCGATCGACGTCGGCGAGCGGACGACGTCAGAAACCGACATCACGGAGGTCCAGGAGCGATACATCGGCGGGCGGGGCGTGGCGACGCGGCTCGCCCACGAGCGGATCCCGTTCGACGCGGACCCGCTCGGTTCCGAGAACCGCGCGGTGTTCACCACCGGGCCGATGCAGGCGTCCCAGATGAGCTTCACGGGGCGGACGAACTGCACCGCGCTGTCGCCGCTGACCGACGGGCTGCTCTCGTCGAACGCCGGCGGCTTCGTCTCGCGTCACCTCGCGGCGACGGGGTACGGTGCGATCGAGCTGGCGGGCGCGAGCGACGAGCTGGTCGTCGTCCACGTGCGCGACGACGGGGTCGAGGTCGAGCCGGTGCCCGACCTCGCCGGGGCGACCGTCCCGGAGACCACGGGCTATCTGGCGGACGAACACGACCTCTCCAGCGAGCAGACGGCCGTGATCGGTCCCGCGGGCGAGCACGCGGTCCGGTTCGCGTCGATCATGACGACCGAGGAGCGCGCGTTCGGCCGCGGCGGGCTGGGCGCGGTGCTCGGCTCGAAGAACGTCAAGGCCGTCACGTTCGGGGGCGACTCGGCGCCCGAGGTCTCGATCGACGCGACCGCGAACGATATCCACCGCGAGGCCGCCACCGAGGACCACATCATGAAAGAGCAGGGGACGGTGGCCGTGATGGACCTCGCGAACGAGATGGACGGGCTGCCGTCGTACTACTTCTCGGAGCGCTCCTTCGAGGGGGTCGAGGGGATCAACGGCGCCGCCGTCGCCGACAAGAAGTACAAGAAGGGGACCTGCTCGGCGTGCGCGTTCGCCTGCAAGCTCCCGACCCGCGACGAGGAACGCGGCGTCGAGACCGAGGGCCCCGAGTTCGAGGTGGCGATGGCGTTCGGCTCGAACTCGGGGGTCGACGACATCGTCGACGTGATGGAGTCGAACCGCCTGTGCGACGAGTACGGCCTCGACGCGATCTCCGCGGGCAACACGATCGCCGCGTACCTCGACGCCGAAGACGAGTTCGGCAACCGCGAGCTTATCTGGGACCTCGTCGAGAAGACCGCCCACCGCGACGGGGTCGGCGACACGCTCGCGGAGGGGATCGGCCGGATCCACGAGCAGCTCGGCGTCGGGAACTGGTCGGTGAAGAACATGGACTTCGCGGCCCACGAGGGGCGGCTCCTCCACGGACAGGCGCTCTCGTACGCCGTCGCCAACCGCGGCGCCGACCACATGTACGCGACGTTCTACTCCGTGGAGTACCCCTTAGTCGAGGAAGAGGAGGCGATGGAGCCCGCGGGCTTCGAGGGGAAAGCGGAGCGCCTCATCCAGCGCGAGAACCTGATGGCGCTCAACGACAGCGGCGTGGTCTGTAAGTTCTCCCGGGACTTCATGACGCCCGAGCGCTACGAGCTGCTGTTCGACGCCGACTTCGACGAGCTGCTCGCGGCGGGCGCGCGGACGGTAACGCTGGAGCGCCACTTCAACAATCAGCGCGGGATCGACGGCGACGACGACCGCCTCCCGTACGCCGAGGAGCTCCCCGGACTCGACGACGCTATCGACTCGTACTACGAGCTCCGCGGGTGGAACGCGGACGGCACGGTGCCCGAGTCGGCGCTCCCGGCGTAG
- a CDS encoding M24 family metallopeptidase, producing the protein MPREHIFDETEYERRVARTKERLRERELDAIVVSDPANMNYLTGYDGWSFYVHQAVVVTPDRDEPIWIGRDMDGDGARATTHLAEESIRAYSDDHVQSPRDLHPMDYVAGVLEELGVADGRVGLEMDAAYFTAKSYTRLQGNLPDAEFADTTLLVGWLRIKKSDQELEYMRQAARISENAMRAGLDAVGEGVPEYEVASAIYQQLIDGTDEYGGDYPAIVPLMPSGDHTGTPHLTWTDRRYEDGDPVIIELSGCRHRYHSPLARTTFVGEPPAELQETADIVVEGLEAALDAAEPGVKCSAVEEAWRTTIEQYGLEKEDRIGYSMGLGYPPDWGEHTASIRPGDDTVLEENMTFHMIPGIWTDEIGMEISETFRVTSTGAETLADFPRELFTT; encoded by the coding sequence ATGCCACGGGAACACATCTTCGACGAGACCGAGTACGAGCGGCGGGTGGCTCGGACGAAAGAACGGTTGCGCGAGCGGGAGCTCGACGCGATCGTCGTCAGCGACCCGGCGAACATGAACTACCTGACCGGCTACGACGGCTGGTCGTTTTACGTCCACCAGGCGGTCGTGGTCACGCCCGACCGCGACGAGCCGATCTGGATCGGCCGCGACATGGACGGCGACGGCGCGCGGGCGACGACCCACCTCGCCGAGGAGAGCATCCGCGCGTACAGCGACGACCACGTGCAGTCGCCGCGCGACCTCCACCCGATGGACTACGTCGCGGGCGTCCTCGAGGAACTGGGCGTCGCGGACGGGCGCGTCGGGTTAGAGATGGACGCCGCCTACTTCACCGCGAAGTCGTACACGCGGCTGCAGGGGAACCTCCCGGACGCCGAGTTCGCGGACACGACGCTGCTCGTCGGCTGGCTCCGGATCAAGAAGTCCGACCAGGAGCTGGAGTACATGCGGCAGGCCGCGCGGATCTCCGAGAACGCGATGCGGGCGGGCCTCGACGCGGTCGGTGAGGGCGTCCCGGAGTACGAGGTCGCCTCCGCCATCTACCAGCAGCTGATCGACGGGACCGACGAGTACGGCGGCGACTACCCGGCGATCGTCCCGCTGATGCCGTCGGGCGACCACACCGGGACCCCGCACCTCACGTGGACGGACCGGCGCTACGAGGACGGCGACCCGGTGATCATCGAGCTCTCGGGCTGTCGCCATCGCTACCACTCACCGCTGGCGCGGACCACCTTCGTCGGCGAGCCGCCCGCCGAGCTTCAAGAGACCGCGGACATCGTCGTGGAGGGCCTGGAGGCGGCGTTAGACGCCGCGGAGCCCGGCGTCAAATGCTCGGCCGTCGAGGAGGCGTGGCGCACGACCATCGAGCAGTACGGCCTCGAGAAGGAGGACCGCATCGGCTACTCGATGGGGCTCGGCTACCCGCCGGACTGGGGCGAGCACACCGCGAGCATCCGCCCGGGCGACGACACTGTCCTCGAGGAGAACATGACGTTCCACATGATCCCCGGCATCTGGACCGACGAGATTGGCATGGAGATCAGCGAGACGTTCCGCGTCACCTCCACCGGCGCGGAGACGCTGGCCGACTTCCCCCGCGAGCTGTTCACGACCTGA
- the gdhB gene encoding glutamate dehydrogenase GdhB produces the protein MNTTPTVDDEPAEEESESTLTTARKQLERAATNVDVDPAIVERLKHPTRVQQVSVPLEREDGTVEVFTGYRAQHDDVRGPYKGGLRYHPEVTAAECTGLSMWMTWKCAVMDLPFGGGKGGIAVDPKSLTDDERERLTRRFAEELRDVVGPTKDVPAPDMGTDAQTMAWFMDAYSMQQGETIPGVVTGKPPVIGGSYGREAAPGRSTAIAAREAVGYYDRDLAETTVAVQGFGSVGANAARLLDDWGATVVAVSDVNGAIYDPDGLDTHDVPTHEEEPEAVLTHEAPETLSNEAVLELDVDVLIPAAVGNVITASNADAVDADIVVEGANGPTTFAADAILDERDVAVIPDILANAGGVTVSYFEWLQDINRRTWSLERVNEELEEQMLSAWEDVRDEVDARDLTWRDAAYVVALSRIAEAKGARGLWP, from the coding sequence ATGAACACGACACCCACCGTCGACGACGAACCGGCAGAAGAGGAGTCAGAATCGACGCTCACCACCGCGCGCAAGCAGCTCGAGCGCGCGGCGACCAACGTCGACGTCGATCCCGCGATCGTCGAGCGTCTCAAACACCCCACGCGGGTCCAGCAGGTCTCCGTCCCCCTCGAACGGGAGGACGGAACCGTCGAGGTGTTCACCGGCTACCGCGCCCAGCACGACGACGTCCGCGGCCCGTACAAAGGCGGGCTCCGGTATCACCCGGAGGTCACCGCCGCGGAGTGCACCGGTCTCTCGATGTGGATGACCTGGAAGTGCGCCGTGATGGACCTCCCGTTCGGCGGCGGAAAAGGCGGGATCGCGGTCGACCCCAAATCCCTGACCGACGACGAGCGCGAGCGGCTCACCCGGCGGTTCGCGGAGGAGCTGCGCGACGTCGTCGGACCGACGAAGGACGTGCCCGCGCCCGACATGGGGACCGACGCCCAGACGATGGCGTGGTTCATGGACGCCTACTCGATGCAGCAGGGCGAGACGATCCCAGGCGTCGTCACCGGGAAGCCGCCAGTCATCGGCGGGTCGTACGGCCGCGAGGCGGCGCCGGGGCGGTCGACGGCCATCGCCGCGCGCGAGGCCGTCGGCTACTACGACCGCGACCTCGCGGAGACGACCGTCGCGGTGCAGGGGTTCGGCTCCGTCGGCGCCAACGCGGCCCGGCTGCTGGACGACTGGGGCGCGACCGTCGTCGCCGTCAGCGACGTGAACGGCGCGATCTACGACCCGGACGGGCTCGACACGCACGACGTTCCCACGCACGAGGAGGAGCCCGAGGCGGTGCTCACCCACGAGGCGCCGGAGACGCTGTCGAACGAGGCGGTCCTCGAACTCGACGTTGACGTGCTGATCCCCGCCGCTGTCGGCAACGTGATCACCGCGAGCAACGCCGACGCCGTCGACGCCGACATCGTCGTCGAGGGCGCGAACGGGCCGACGACGTTCGCCGCCGACGCGATCTTAGACGAGCGCGACGTGGCGGTGATCCCGGACATCCTCGCGAACGCGGGCGGCGTCACCGTGTCGTACTTCGAGTGGCTCCAGGACATCAACCGGCGGACGTGGTCGCTCGAGCGCGTCAACGAGGAGCTCGAAGAACAGATGCTGTCCGCGTGGGAAGACGTGCGCGACGAGGTCGACGCGCGGGACCTGACGTGGCGCGACGCCGCCTACGTGGTCGCGCTGTCTCGGATCGCCGAGGCGAAGGGCGCGCGGGGGCTCTGGCCGTAG
- a CDS encoding D-2-hydroxyacid dehydrogenase produces MSSDQTADPDIVVLREGTEGLSMASYADALRDRLPDRTVALARTPAEERDLVPKARVVTGITLDADLLERADRLELFACTFAGTDHVPTDALREHGVTVTNAGGIHAPGIAEQSIANMLVFARDLHEGLRRKANGEWRHFQSREFTDSTVTVVGLGSIGQAVVQRLAGFEVETIGIRYTPEKGGPTDEVLGFDDDDIHAAFARSDYVVLACPLNDLTRGLVGEAELATLPPNAVVVNAARGGLVDTDALVSALQTEGIRGAALDVTDPEPLPSDHVLWDLENCLITPHTGGHTPKHWDRLADIVADNVAALDAGGELENAVVTPDDD; encoded by the coding sequence ATGAGCTCAGATCAGACCGCTGACCCCGATATCGTCGTGTTGCGGGAGGGAACGGAAGGCCTGTCGATGGCGTCGTACGCGGACGCGCTCCGCGATCGGCTCCCGGACCGGACGGTCGCGCTCGCGCGGACCCCCGCCGAGGAGCGCGACCTCGTCCCGAAGGCCCGCGTCGTGACCGGCATCACGCTCGACGCCGACCTCCTCGAGCGCGCCGACCGGCTGGAGCTGTTCGCGTGCACCTTCGCCGGCACCGACCACGTCCCGACCGACGCGCTGCGCGAGCACGGCGTGACGGTGACGAACGCGGGCGGTATCCACGCGCCGGGGATCGCCGAGCAGTCGATCGCCAACATGCTCGTGTTCGCGCGGGACCTCCACGAGGGGCTCCGCCGGAAGGCGAACGGCGAGTGGCGCCACTTCCAATCCCGCGAGTTCACCGATAGCACGGTCACCGTCGTCGGCCTCGGGTCGATCGGCCAGGCGGTCGTCCAGCGGCTCGCGGGGTTCGAGGTGGAGACGATCGGGATCCGCTACACGCCGGAGAAGGGGGGTCCCACCGATGAGGTGCTCGGCTTCGACGACGACGATATCCACGCGGCGTTCGCCCGGAGCGACTACGTCGTGCTCGCGTGTCCGCTCAACGACCTGACCCGCGGGCTGGTCGGCGAGGCGGAGCTGGCGACGCTCCCGCCGAACGCGGTCGTCGTGAACGCGGCCCGCGGCGGCCTCGTCGACACCGACGCCTTGGTGTCCGCCCTCCAGACCGAGGGCATTCGGGGCGCCGCCCTCGACGTCACCGACCCCGAGCCGCTCCCGTCGGACCACGTCCTCTGGGACTTGGAGAACTGCCTGATCACCCCGCACACGGGTGGCCACACGCCCAAGCACTGGGACCGGCTGGCCGACATCGTCGCGGACAACGTCGCGGCGCTGGACGCGGGCGGCGAGCTGGAGAACGCGGTCGTCACGCCGGACGACGACTGA
- a CDS encoding amidohydrolase, which yields MNEPIRDRLASVRRRFHRHPEPAWREFLTTATLAEEIRSIGVDELAIGPDAYDPADRMAVPDADLGPWVERAREHGADAELLERMTGGNTGAVAVLDRGEGPAIGLRVDIDGLFIEESTDPDHHPVDEGFRSEIDGTMHACGHDVHMTWGLAVLEAIAESDFAGRLVVFFQPAEETGGGGHPMAESRFADDLDYLLAVHVGLDHPTGEVVAGIEKPLAMAHLDATIEGTSAHAGKAPNEGDNAMQAMGTAIVNAYGIARHADGMTRVNVGKAEAGTASNVIAERAHMEAEARGETTELMEYMKAQFERTVRGAATMHGCRASVDLVSESPRADSDPELQALVTEIAEGVDGIDTVLPAADFGASEDATFLMERVQEAGGLATYLIVGTDHPTSHHTPTFDVDERSLRHGVDVLVGAVRDLERRHPVPQADTPAAAHPSLE from the coding sequence ATGAACGAACCGATCCGCGATCGGCTCGCCAGCGTCCGCAGACGATTCCACCGGCACCCGGAGCCCGCGTGGCGCGAGTTCCTCACGACGGCGACGCTCGCCGAGGAGATCCGGTCGATCGGCGTCGACGAGCTCGCGATCGGCCCGGACGCGTACGACCCGGCCGACCGCATGGCCGTGCCGGACGCCGACTTGGGCCCGTGGGTCGAGCGCGCCCGCGAGCACGGCGCGGACGCCGAGTTACTCGAGCGTATGACCGGCGGCAACACGGGCGCCGTCGCCGTCCTCGACCGCGGCGAGGGGCCCGCGATCGGCCTCCGCGTCGACATCGACGGGCTGTTCATCGAGGAGTCGACCGACCCCGACCACCACCCCGTCGACGAGGGGTTCCGGTCCGAGATCGACGGGACGATGCACGCCTGCGGCCACGACGTCCACATGACGTGGGGGCTGGCCGTCCTCGAGGCGATCGCCGAGAGCGACTTCGCCGGGCGGCTGGTCGTCTTCTTCCAGCCGGCCGAGGAGACCGGGGGCGGCGGCCACCCCATGGCCGAGAGCCGGTTCGCGGACGATCTCGACTACCTGCTCGCGGTCCACGTCGGCCTCGATCACCCGACCGGCGAGGTGGTCGCGGGGATCGAGAAGCCGCTGGCGATGGCGCACTTGGACGCGACGATCGAGGGGACCTCGGCGCACGCGGGGAAGGCGCCCAACGAGGGCGACAACGCGATGCAGGCGATGGGGACGGCGATCGTGAACGCGTACGGCATCGCCCGCCACGCCGACGGCATGACGCGGGTCAACGTCGGGAAGGCCGAGGCCGGCACCGCCAGCAACGTCATCGCCGAGCGCGCGCACATGGAGGCGGAGGCGCGCGGCGAGACGACCGAGCTGATGGAGTACATGAAAGCGCAGTTCGAGCGCACCGTGCGCGGCGCCGCGACGATGCACGGCTGCCGCGCGAGCGTCGACCTGGTGAGCGAGTCGCCGCGCGCGGACAGCGACCCGGAGCTGCAGGCGCTGGTGACCGAGATCGCCGAGGGCGTCGACGGGATCGACACCGTGCTCCCGGCCGCGGACTTCGGCGCGAGCGAGGACGCGACGTTCCTGATGGAGCGGGTCCAAGAGGCGGGCGGCCTGGCGACGTACCTGATCGTCGGCACGGACCACCCGACGAGCCACCACACCCCGACCTTCGACGTCGACGAGCGGAGCCTCCGGCACGGCGTCGACGTGCTCGTCGGCGCGGTCCGCGACCTCGAACGGCGACACCCCGTCCCGCAGGCCGACACCCCCGCAGCGGCGCATCCGTCTCTCGAATGA
- the ilvA gene encoding threonine ammonia-lyase → MTDGDADDCDAAGDSADGEGDASPVVTRGDVEDARRRLDDVAHRTPLDTSRTFAEMSGAASLGLKLEGLQRTGSFKIRGAYNAMAQLSEAEREAGVIAASAGNHAQGVALAGEILGIDATIVVPEVTPAAKIAATRGYGATVLVEGDIYERSYEYAVARAEETGETFVHPFDDAAVIAGQGTVGLELLEQYPAMDTVLVSIGGGGLIAGIGTAVAAADRDVRVVGVQPEGAAHAGPSLAAGEVRELDDVDTVAEGIADTRLSETTLALAREVVDDVVTVSDREIAAAVALLAEREKTVAEGAGAAPLAAALSDWLDLTDTHPAVVVSGGNVNLTDHAELTRTGLFELGRYAEARLALAAWPSQVGDVVEAVTAEGAELDTLERARRTATDHPNRTPVTVGIEGRDADHLDGVLTAVSELDGVSVVERSTADATSDASRG, encoded by the coding sequence ATGACCGACGGCGACGCCGACGACTGCGACGCGGCGGGCGACTCCGCCGACGGGGAGGGAGACGCCTCACCGGTCGTCACGCGCGGCGACGTCGAAGACGCCCGCCGCCGGCTCGACGACGTCGCGCATCGGACGCCGCTCGACACCTCGCGCACCTTCGCGGAGATGAGCGGGGCCGCGTCGCTGGGGCTCAAGCTCGAAGGGCTCCAGCGGACCGGCTCGTTCAAGATCCGCGGGGCGTACAACGCCATGGCGCAGCTCTCCGAGGCCGAGCGCGAGGCCGGGGTGATCGCCGCCAGCGCGGGCAACCACGCGCAGGGCGTGGCGCTCGCGGGCGAGATCCTCGGGATCGACGCGACGATCGTCGTGCCCGAGGTGACGCCGGCGGCGAAGATCGCCGCCACGCGGGGGTACGGCGCGACCGTGCTCGTCGAGGGCGACATCTACGAGCGGTCGTACGAGTACGCCGTGGCGCGCGCCGAGGAAACGGGCGAGACGTTCGTCCACCCCTTCGACGACGCGGCCGTCATCGCGGGACAGGGCACGGTCGGGCTCGAACTGCTGGAGCAGTACCCCGCGATGGACACCGTGCTCGTCTCGATCGGCGGCGGCGGGCTCATCGCCGGGATCGGGACGGCCGTGGCGGCCGCGGACCGCGACGTCCGGGTCGTCGGCGTCCAGCCGGAGGGCGCGGCGCACGCCGGGCCGTCGCTGGCGGCCGGCGAGGTTCGCGAGCTCGACGACGTGGACACCGTCGCCGAGGGAATCGCCGACACGCGGCTGTCCGAGACCACCCTCGCGCTCGCCCGCGAGGTCGTCGACGACGTCGTGACCGTCTCCGACCGCGAGATCGCCGCGGCCGTGGCGCTGCTGGCCGAGCGGGAGAAGACGGTCGCCGAGGGCGCCGGCGCCGCGCCGCTCGCCGCCGCGCTCTCGGACTGGCTGGATCTGACCGACACCCACCCGGCCGTCGTCGTCTCGGGCGGGAACGTGAACCTCACCGACCACGCCGAGCTGACGCGCACCGGGCTGTTTGAGCTCGGGCGCTACGCCGAGGCGCGGCTCGCGCTCGCGGCGTGGCCGAGTCAGGTCGGCGACGTCGTCGAGGCGGTGACCGCCGAGGGCGCCGAGCTCGACACCTTGGAGCGCGCGCGTCGCACGGCGACCGACCACCCGAACCGCACCCCCGTGACGGTCGGGATCGAGGGCCGCGACGCCGACCACCTCGACGGGGTGTTGACAGCGGTCTCAGAGCTCGACGGCGTGTCGGTCGTCGAGCGGTCGACGGCGGACGCAACGTCGGACGCCTCGCGGGGCTGA
- a CDS encoding MFS transporter yields the protein MAPDRGRPWRRSPRAGRSGFTIGQVAGPVVAQRFGWPAIFPVFTGIACVGLAVFWPTSRGSGRATGTPAPTPSDLGRVVTDRRVWTVGLLGFLGYALYLFVNSWAPSYLVDDLRLSLGLSGALVALFPAVGVLSRVTGGVVSDTLFGGRRRPVVLLSFIVATPVIAGFTAIRTVSVVVAALLVAGFAVQLCLGLVFAYVRELVEPGVAATAVAFLTSVGLAGAFLSPIAAGRLIEAAGYEAAFLVAGVLGAVGAILAWYAPEPEDA from the coding sequence ATCGCGCCAGACAGGGGACGGCCGTGGCGGCGTTCACCGCGAGCGGGCCGATCGGGCTTCACCATCGGACAGGTCGCCGGCCCCGTCGTCGCCCAGCGGTTCGGATGGCCGGCGATCTTCCCCGTCTTCACCGGCATCGCGTGCGTGGGGTTGGCCGTCTTCTGGCCGACGAGTCGCGGCAGCGGACGCGCGACCGGGACCCCGGCGCCGACGCCGTCGGACCTCGGCCGCGTCGTCACGGACCGCCGCGTCTGGACGGTCGGCCTCCTCGGCTTCCTCGGCTACGCGCTGTACCTGTTCGTCAACAGCTGGGCCCCGTCGTATCTCGTCGACGACCTGCGGCTGTCGCTGGGGCTCAGCGGCGCGCTCGTCGCCCTATTTCCGGCCGTCGGCGTGCTCTCGCGCGTGACCGGCGGCGTCGTCTCGGACACCCTCTTCGGCGGCCGCCGCCGTCCGGTCGTCCTGCTCTCCTTTATCGTGGCGACGCCGGTCATCGCGGGCTTCACCGCGATCCGAACCGTCTCCGTCGTCGTCGCGGCGCTGCTCGTCGCCGGCTTCGCCGTCCAGCTCTGTCTCGGTCTCGTCTTCGCGTACGTTCGCGAACTGGTCGAGCCGGGCGTCGCCGCGACCGCCGTCGCCTTCCTCACGAGCGTCGGTCTGGCGGGGGCGTTCCTCTCGCCGATCGCCGCCGGAAGGCTCATCGAGGCCGCGGGCTACGAGGCGGCCTTCCTCGTCGCCGGCGTCCTCGGGGCGGTCGGCGCGATCTTAGCGTGGTACGCGCCGGAGCCGGAGGACGCGTGA
- a CDS encoding HVO_0649 family zinc finger protein, giving the protein MGSDGSRSPLERLKRHYDQEELVCPECGFEDEEGAWETEADGAQVLYRHTCPKCGAEREHELAVSDPDAARDHVRTRK; this is encoded by the coding sequence ATGGGATCGGACGGAAGCCGATCGCCGCTCGAACGGCTGAAGCGACACTACGATCAGGAGGAGCTCGTCTGTCCAGAGTGCGGCTTCGAGGACGAGGAGGGCGCGTGGGAGACGGAGGCCGACGGCGCTCAGGTCCTCTACCGCCACACGTGCCCCAAATGCGGCGCGGAACGGGAGCACGAACTGGCGGTGTCGGACCCGGACGCGGCGCGCGATCATGTCCGGACACGGAAGTGA